One Leptolyngbya sp. 'hensonii' genomic region harbors:
- the glgP gene encoding alpha-glucan family phosphorylase, giving the protein MTHPVTNPAAQLQAKLPSPLKRLADLAYNYWWSWSTDHLSLFRAINADEWEHCGHNPVALLEMSSYNRLTQLAEDPVYLKRLQVLVGKFDAYMAETNTWASRVAPQITHEHPIAYFCAEFGLHESLQIYSGGLGILAGDHLKSASDLGVPMVGIGLLYRQGYFHQRLNRHGWQEDYYTDNIFDRLPLELIRDERGEAITFELLIRQRLVRVQIWKVRVGRVNLYLLDTDRHDNDPVDRWLTGHLYGGNQDTRIAQEVVLGIGGVRALQAMGIEPSVYHLNEGHAAFSLLEIARTEVLKQGKSFYDIEAWVRDRCIFTTHTPVPAGHDVFSADLMDSYFATYWPELGLSREQFLALGARRLGDPWEPFGMTVLALRLCRAANGVSELHGQVSRKMWNILYPERSEDNVPIAHITNGVHSRTWTAPLIGDLYNRYLGEDWSIHVSDPGMWSKVDQIPDVELWERHMILKERLIAHTRYRVKHARQSRGEEDYYVQSANHLLDPHVLTIGFARRFSPYKRGDLLLRDADRALKILGNSDRPVQIIFSGKSHPADEEGKRIIQRLMEWCRHPAIQNRVAFIEDYDIYTAKKLIQGVDVWLNNPRRPLEASGTSGQKVCFNGGINCSVLDGWWCEGYQAGPDGKGLNGWAIGEDKHTSDQDLQDRVDSESLYALLEQEIVPLYYDQDEQGIPHNWIRLMKASIKSNSPAFNTDRMIADYVTQMYAPGAAKGEPILASLAL; this is encoded by the coding sequence ATGACTCACCCTGTTACGAATCCTGCGGCTCAATTGCAGGCAAAATTGCCGTCTCCACTGAAACGTCTGGCGGATCTGGCTTATAACTACTGGTGGAGCTGGTCTACTGATCATCTGTCCCTGTTTCGTGCCATTAATGCGGACGAGTGGGAGCATTGTGGGCACAATCCAGTTGCTTTGCTGGAAATGTCTTCCTATAACCGCCTGACCCAACTGGCTGAAGACCCTGTATACCTGAAGCGACTTCAGGTGCTGGTCGGAAAGTTCGATGCCTACATGGCCGAAACCAATACCTGGGCCAGTCGGGTTGCCCCCCAGATCACCCACGAACATCCGATCGCTTACTTCTGTGCTGAATTTGGCCTCCATGAGTCGTTACAAATTTACTCTGGTGGCCTGGGTATCCTGGCCGGAGATCATCTCAAATCCGCGTCTGATCTGGGTGTTCCCATGGTTGGCATTGGTCTGCTCTATCGTCAGGGGTACTTTCACCAACGGCTCAACCGCCATGGCTGGCAGGAAGACTACTACACCGACAATATCTTTGATCGGTTGCCCTTGGAGCTGATCCGGGATGAACGGGGTGAGGCCATCACTTTTGAATTGTTGATTCGTCAGCGCCTGGTGCGGGTCCAAATCTGGAAGGTGCGGGTGGGCCGAGTGAACCTGTACCTGCTCGATACCGATCGTCATGATAATGATCCGGTCGATCGCTGGTTGACAGGTCACCTGTACGGCGGGAACCAGGATACCCGGATTGCCCAGGAGGTCGTTCTGGGGATTGGGGGGGTGCGGGCTCTGCAGGCTATGGGCATTGAACCGAGCGTTTATCATCTGAATGAAGGTCATGCCGCCTTCAGTTTGCTGGAAATTGCCCGGACGGAAGTTTTGAAACAGGGCAAGTCCTTCTATGACATTGAAGCCTGGGTTCGCGATCGCTGTATCTTCACCACCCATACGCCTGTCCCGGCAGGCCATGATGTGTTCTCTGCCGATCTGATGGACTCTTACTTCGCCACCTACTGGCCAGAATTGGGCCTCTCACGGGAGCAGTTCCTGGCTCTGGGGGCCAGACGTTTGGGTGATCCCTGGGAGCCCTTTGGGATGACGGTGCTGGCTCTACGCCTTTGTCGTGCCGCCAATGGGGTCAGTGAATTGCATGGTCAGGTTTCCCGCAAGATGTGGAACATTCTCTATCCAGAGCGGAGTGAGGACAATGTTCCGATCGCCCACATTACCAATGGGGTGCATAGCCGGACCTGGACTGCGCCTCTGATTGGCGATCTGTATAACCGTTACCTCGGTGAAGACTGGTCCATCCATGTTTCCGATCCAGGGATGTGGTCGAAGGTAGACCAGATTCCTGATGTGGAGCTCTGGGAACGGCATATGATTTTGAAGGAGCGGTTGATTGCCCATACCCGTTACCGGGTGAAGCATGCGCGTCAATCTCGAGGTGAGGAAGATTACTATGTGCAGTCAGCCAATCACCTGCTGGATCCCCATGTGTTGACCATCGGCTTTGCTCGCCGGTTTAGCCCCTACAAGCGGGGGGATCTGTTGCTGCGAGATGCCGATCGGGCGCTCAAAATTCTTGGCAATTCCGATCGTCCGGTGCAGATCATTTTCTCTGGCAAGTCCCATCCGGCAGATGAAGAGGGCAAGCGGATTATTCAGCGATTGATGGAATGGTGCCGACATCCGGCCATCCAGAACCGGGTTGCCTTCATCGAAGACTACGATATCTATACGGCTAAAAAGCTGATTCAGGGGGTAGATGTCTGGTTGAATAATCCCCGCCGACCTCTGGAAGCGTCTGGCACCAGCGGCCAGAAAGTTTGCTTTAATGGCGGAATTAATTGCAGTGTGCTGGATGGCTGGTGGTGTGAAGGCTATCAGGCTGGTCCTGATGGCAAGGGCCTGAACGGTTGGGCGATCGGGGAAGATAAGCATACGAGCGATCAGGATCTGCAGGACCGGGTGGATTCCGAGTCTCTCTATGCCCTGCTGGAACAGGAAATTGTGCCGCTCTACTACGACCAGGATGAACAGGGCATTCCCCACAACTGGATTCGCCTGATGAAGGCATCGATTAAGTCGAATTCTCCAGCCTTCAACACCGATCGCATGATTGCCGATTATGTAACCCAGATGTATGCTCCCGGAGCAGCCAAGGGAGAACCGATTCTGGCAAGTCTGGCTCTCTAA
- the argC gene encoding N-acetyl-gamma-glutamyl-phosphate reductase, with the protein MGDLGRVPVGIVGASGYGGVQLVRLLLEHPGVEIVYLGGESSAGQLFSELYPHFADRVKLVVEPIDLEAIAARCQAVFLSLPNGLAYKMAPTLLTKGCKVLDLSADYRFSDLETYQAWYGGDRNDRDIAETAVYGLPELYRDRIAEARLVGCPGCYPTASLLALSPLLKQGLIVPESAIIDAKSGTSGGGRQAKTHLLLAEAEGSLGAYSVATHRHTPEIEQICSDLAGHEVTVQFTPHLIPMVRGILSTVYATLRDPGLVREDLITIYTAFYRASSWVKILPSGVYPQTKWVCGTNYGYIGIETDPRTDRVIVMAVIDNLIKGQAGQAIQCLNLMMGWSEMLGLPQLSFYP; encoded by the coding sequence ATGGGTGACTTAGGTCGTGTGCCTGTTGGAATTGTTGGTGCGTCAGGGTATGGTGGAGTCCAACTGGTCCGCCTGTTGCTGGAGCATCCTGGGGTAGAAATTGTTTATCTGGGCGGGGAAAGCAGTGCTGGTCAGCTTTTCTCTGAACTATACCCCCACTTCGCCGATCGGGTAAAGCTGGTGGTAGAACCGATCGATCTGGAGGCGATTGCGGCCCGCTGTCAGGCCGTTTTTCTTTCCCTCCCTAATGGTCTTGCCTATAAGATGGCTCCGACGCTGTTGACTAAAGGATGCAAGGTTCTGGATCTGTCAGCGGACTACCGGTTTTCCGATCTGGAAACTTACCAAGCCTGGTACGGGGGCGATCGCAACGATCGAGACATCGCCGAAACCGCTGTCTACGGGCTGCCGGAGCTATACCGTGATCGAATTGCAGAAGCCAGGTTGGTGGGGTGCCCCGGCTGTTATCCAACCGCCAGTTTGCTCGCCCTGTCCCCGCTGCTGAAGCAAGGACTGATTGTGCCCGAAAGTGCCATTATTGACGCTAAATCTGGCACTTCAGGTGGGGGCAGGCAGGCCAAAACCCACCTGCTCTTGGCAGAGGCCGAAGGCTCTCTGGGGGCCTACAGTGTCGCTACTCACCGCCACACTCCAGAAATTGAGCAAATTTGCAGTGACCTGGCTGGCCATGAGGTCACGGTCCAATTTACACCTCACCTCATTCCCATGGTGCGGGGTATTTTGTCCACGGTTTACGCCACCCTACGGGATCCAGGACTGGTTCGGGAAGATCTCATCACTATCTATACGGCGTTTTATCGGGCATCCAGTTGGGTGAAGATTCTCCCCAGCGGCGTCTACCCTCAGACGAAATGGGTCTGTGGAACGAACTATGGCTACATTGGGATTGAAACCGATCCGCGCACCGATCGGGTGATTGTCATGGCTGTGATCGACAACCTAATTAAAGGGCAGGCTGGACAGGCCATCCAATGTTTGAACTTAATGATGGGATGGTCGGAAATGTTGGGATTGCCCCAATTAAGTTTCTATCCCTGA
- a CDS encoding diacylglycerol/polyprenol kinase family protein, translating to MPLLSALPLFSTPPGLDLQLLIAGLWLGLVLLATEAVSRFSNASPEVVRKVLHMGAGNVILLAWWLQIPAWIGIAASVVASTIALLSYHFPILTSVNGIGRHSWGTFFYAVSIGILVAWFWPLQQPQYAALGILVMTWGDGMAALIGQRFGRHPYQVWGMQKSWEGSLAMVLTSWTICSLILLGVQANLWEMVWIPLAVAAVATLLETFSKLGIDNLTVPLGSAALAFALGSLL from the coding sequence GTGCCCTTGCTCAGCGCTTTGCCCCTCTTTTCTACCCCTCCTGGCCTAGATCTGCAACTGTTGATCGCAGGACTATGGTTGGGGCTGGTTTTACTGGCCACAGAAGCAGTCAGTCGGTTCAGCAATGCGAGTCCAGAAGTAGTCCGCAAGGTATTGCACATGGGGGCTGGCAATGTGATTCTTCTGGCTTGGTGGCTGCAGATTCCAGCCTGGATCGGCATTGCAGCTTCTGTTGTCGCCAGTACGATCGCCCTCCTCTCCTACCACTTCCCAATTCTGACCAGCGTGAATGGCATCGGACGCCATAGCTGGGGTACCTTTTTTTATGCGGTCAGTATTGGCATCCTGGTAGCCTGGTTCTGGCCTCTGCAGCAACCCCAGTACGCCGCCCTCGGTATTCTGGTCATGACCTGGGGGGATGGGATGGCAGCCCTGATTGGGCAACGCTTTGGTCGTCATCCCTACCAAGTCTGGGGTATGCAAAAAAGTTGGGAGGGATCTCTGGCCATGGTCCTGACAAGCTGGACCATTTGCAGCCTGATTTTGCTAGGGGTGCAGGCAAACCTCTGGGAAATGGTCTGGATTCCACTGGCGGTAGCTGCCGTTGCAACTTTGCTGGAAACTTTTTCAAAATTAGGGATTGATAATTTAACAGTCCCTCTGGGCAGCGCAGCCCTGGCCTTCGCCTTGGGATCGCTCCTGTAA
- a CDS encoding FkbM family methyltransferase, with amino-acid sequence MKSLIRQLIRRLGFDIVRYYPSAFERAQAIDNRREGSKILKLLTLHEIDLVLDVGANIGQYAKGLFQIGYQGKIISFEPLSSAHAQLFLSSRNYPNWEVAERGAIGHANGEVEIHISGNSESSSLLNILPAHVNAARKSAYVDSEVVRIFRLDELIGHRLADFRAPFLKIDTQGYEDRVLQGASGILPQIKGLYLEMSLMPLYEDQILFEEMLRTVNQMGFSLYDLVPGFFDYRTGRLLQVMGTFFRHREDS; translated from the coding sequence ATGAAAAGTCTGATTCGGCAACTTATCCGTCGATTGGGTTTTGACATTGTCAGATACTATCCGTCAGCATTTGAACGGGCTCAGGCAATTGACAATCGACGAGAAGGCTCGAAAATTCTGAAGCTGTTGACTCTCCACGAAATTGACTTAGTTCTAGATGTGGGCGCAAATATTGGACAATATGCCAAAGGACTTTTTCAAATTGGATACCAGGGTAAGATCATCTCTTTTGAACCCCTCTCATCTGCTCATGCACAGTTGTTCCTTTCAAGTCGAAATTACCCGAACTGGGAAGTGGCAGAGCGGGGTGCAATTGGTCATGCAAATGGTGAAGTCGAAATTCATATTTCAGGCAATTCCGAAAGCAGTTCGTTGCTCAATATCTTGCCTGCCCATGTCAATGCGGCCAGGAAGTCAGCTTACGTTGATTCTGAGGTAGTCAGGATCTTTCGATTAGATGAGTTGATAGGCCATCGTCTGGCCGATTTCCGGGCTCCTTTCCTCAAAATTGATACTCAGGGTTACGAAGATAGGGTACTCCAGGGGGCATCAGGAATTCTTCCCCAGATTAAAGGGCTGTATTTAGAAATGTCTTTAATGCCTTTGTATGAAGATCAAATCCTTTTTGAGGAGATGCTAAGAACTGTGAATCAAATGGGGTTTTCTCTGTATGACTTGGTTCCTGGATTCTTTGATTACCGTACGGGTAGATTGCTGCAGGTGATGGGGACATTTTTCAGACATAGGGAAGATAGTTGA
- the psb28 gene encoding photosystem II reaction center protein Psb28, whose amino-acid sequence MTTSVPAIEFFEGVSEQISNVSLRLNRSSGVRTVLMTFTELNSIQRFKSFTSKFNGALRLLDEEGEITIEPDSVKFVFGGPEGDDFERMDCQFEVNREDHWERFMRFMNRYAAVNGMDYGDRS is encoded by the coding sequence ATGACAACCTCAGTACCTGCGATCGAGTTTTTTGAAGGAGTTTCAGAACAAATCAGCAATGTCAGCCTCCGCCTGAACCGGTCTTCCGGAGTCCGCACGGTGCTGATGACATTTACTGAACTCAACTCTATTCAGCGATTTAAAAGCTTTACCAGTAAATTTAATGGCGCTTTGCGCCTCCTGGATGAAGAAGGGGAAATCACGATCGAGCCCGATTCTGTGAAGTTTGTGTTCGGTGGCCCTGAAGGGGACGATTTTGAGCGCATGGACTGTCAGTTCGAAGTCAATCGGGAGGACCATTGGGAGCGATTTATGCGATTCATGAACCGCTATGCTGCAGTCAATGGGATGGACTACGGGGATCGATCTTAA
- a CDS encoding TIGR01777 family oxidoreductase, producing MKIAITGATGFVGSRLVQHLQAEGHQLLIFSRDAARARRVFPQAAFPTLEVVEYSPTEAGAWQSAIAGCDGVVNLAGESIAEGRWTLERKQKILESRQLGTRRLVEAIAQAQPRPSVLVNASAIGYYGTSETASFDEASPAGEDFLAQVCQAWEGEALRVKESGVRLVIFRTGIVLGLGGAVAKMIPPFKLFAGGPIGSGRQWFSWIHREDLVALIRQALTQSDLEGVFNATAPYPVRMAEFCQAMGEVLHRPSWLPVPGFALEVLLGDAAQVILEGQQVLPKRMLEQGFQYRYPLVKQALEEVVHEHP from the coding sequence ATGAAAATTGCGATCACCGGAGCCACTGGATTTGTTGGATCCAGATTGGTCCAGCACCTCCAGGCAGAGGGTCATCAGTTGTTGATTTTTAGTCGGGATGCTGCGCGAGCCAGACGGGTATTTCCCCAGGCAGCCTTTCCGACCCTGGAAGTGGTTGAATACAGCCCTACTGAAGCGGGGGCTTGGCAATCGGCGATCGCCGGTTGTGACGGAGTGGTGAACCTGGCTGGAGAGTCCATTGCGGAAGGTCGCTGGACGCTTGAGCGTAAGCAAAAAATTCTGGAGAGCCGTCAGTTGGGAACCCGTCGTCTGGTAGAGGCGATTGCCCAGGCTCAACCCAGGCCGTCTGTGTTGGTGAATGCGTCCGCGATCGGCTACTACGGCACCAGTGAAACGGCCAGTTTTGATGAAGCCAGTCCGGCTGGGGAAGATTTTCTGGCCCAGGTGTGTCAGGCCTGGGAAGGGGAAGCGCTGCGGGTGAAGGAGAGTGGGGTCCGGTTGGTGATTTTCCGGACGGGCATTGTTCTCGGGTTGGGCGGGGCTGTGGCCAAAATGATCCCGCCGTTTAAACTGTTTGCTGGCGGCCCGATCGGCTCGGGACGGCAGTGGTTCTCCTGGATTCATCGGGAAGATTTGGTGGCCCTGATCCGGCAGGCTCTCACCCAATCCGACCTGGAAGGAGTCTTCAATGCGACTGCCCCCTATCCTGTCCGGATGGCTGAATTCTGTCAGGCGATGGGGGAGGTGCTCCACCGTCCCTCCTGGCTTCCTGTTCCCGGTTTTGCCCTGGAGGTGCTCCTGGGAGATGCGGCTCAGGTCATCCTGGAGGGCCAGCAGGTCTTGCCGAAGCGCATGCTGGAGCAGGGATTTCAGTACCGCTATCCCCTGGTGAAACAGGCCCTGGAGGAAGTAGTGCATGAACACCCATGA
- a CDS encoding Npun_F0494 family protein, whose protein sequence is MNTHDVGSGRLLSYSGRTWKRAEIAVRCSPFQLTLLMAMQHQSVSLRTIAGQSGLDLHYTDRPLPELVTENELLWLIQVGVLRREVDGQGLTDSFRLTPLGRQLVEHWQAQGTHGFSVPSLWDRLYNIRNRWLRLSV, encoded by the coding sequence ATGAACACCCATGATGTAGGATCGGGGCGGCTTCTGTCCTATTCGGGCAGGACGTGGAAACGGGCGGAAATAGCGGTTCGTTGTTCACCATTCCAGTTGACCCTGTTGATGGCGATGCAGCATCAGAGTGTTTCCCTCCGGACGATCGCAGGCCAGTCTGGCTTGGACCTGCATTACACTGACCGACCGCTCCCTGAATTGGTGACAGAAAATGAGCTGCTCTGGTTGATTCAAGTGGGGGTGCTGCGGCGGGAAGTGGATGGTCAGGGACTGACCGATAGCTTTCGCCTTACTCCCCTGGGCCGACAACTGGTTGAGCATTGGCAAGCGCAGGGAACGCATGGGTTCTCTGTCCCGTCTCTCTGGGATCGCCTATACAACATTCGGAACCGTTGGCTAAGATTAAGTGTTTAG
- the cobQ gene encoding cobyric acid synthase CobQ: protein MKAIMVVGTTSNAGKSLMTTALCRILSRRGWQVTPFKGQNMALNAYVTASGGEIGHAQAVQAWAAGAIPRIEMNPILLKPMGDMTSQVVLKGKAVGRVSAEEYYQQYFDVGWQAIEESLKRLGEEFDLIICEGAGSPAEVNLKHRDLTNMRVAKHLNASTVLVADIDRGGAFAHIIGTLELLDPDERALIKGIVINKFRGQRSLLQSGIDWLQDRTGIPVMGVVPWIDQVFPAEDSLNLFERRSSKTTGELTIAVIRLPRISNFTDFDPLEAEASVNLKYLSPRDSLGYPDAIILPGSKTTIADLLMLQKSGMAEEIQNYAAAGGTILGICGGFQMMGKMLADPEGIEGHEGRYRGLGLFPLKTIITGQKVARQRLVTSNYPQLGLPVAGYEIHQGRTSPMDPEKPILTEGQTFNPLFDDRNLGIVDSTQSLWGTYLHGIFDNGPWRRTWLNRLRQQRGLKALPTGIPNYREQREAMLDSLATTIEAHLDLTPLL from the coding sequence ATGAAAGCCATCATGGTTGTGGGCACCACATCCAATGCCGGAAAGTCCCTCATGACTACTGCGCTCTGTCGCATTTTAAGTCGGCGGGGCTGGCAGGTAACCCCCTTTAAAGGGCAGAACATGGCTCTGAATGCCTATGTGACTGCCAGTGGCGGGGAAATTGGTCACGCTCAGGCCGTCCAAGCCTGGGCTGCGGGGGCTATCCCTCGTATTGAGATGAATCCAATTCTGCTCAAACCCATGGGGGATATGACCTCGCAGGTGGTTTTGAAGGGTAAAGCCGTGGGCCGAGTCAGTGCAGAGGAATACTATCAGCAATACTTTGATGTGGGCTGGCAGGCGATCGAAGAATCTCTAAAACGTCTGGGGGAAGAATTTGATCTGATTATTTGCGAAGGGGCGGGCAGTCCGGCAGAGGTGAACCTAAAACACCGGGATCTGACCAATATGCGGGTAGCCAAGCACCTGAATGCCTCGACGGTTCTGGTGGCCGATATCGATCGGGGGGGTGCATTTGCCCACATCATTGGCACCCTGGAACTCCTGGATCCAGATGAGCGGGCACTGATTAAAGGAATTGTCATTAACAAGTTTCGAGGGCAACGTTCCCTGCTCCAATCTGGGATTGACTGGCTGCAGGACCGCACTGGGATTCCGGTAATGGGGGTGGTGCCGTGGATTGACCAGGTGTTTCCGGCAGAAGATTCCCTTAACCTGTTTGAGCGGCGCTCCAGTAAAACGACGGGAGAGCTCACCATCGCAGTGATTCGTCTGCCCCGCATCTCCAATTTCACGGACTTTGACCCCTTGGAGGCTGAAGCATCGGTTAACCTGAAGTACCTGAGCCCCCGGGATTCCCTGGGGTACCCGGATGCGATTATTTTGCCCGGTTCCAAAACGACGATTGCAGACCTGCTGATGCTGCAAAAGTCAGGCATGGCCGAGGAGATTCAAAACTATGCGGCAGCAGGTGGCACGATTCTGGGGATTTGCGGTGGGTTTCAGATGATGGGGAAAATGCTGGCTGATCCGGAGGGCATTGAAGGTCACGAAGGCCGCTATCGGGGCCTGGGTCTCTTTCCGCTGAAAACTATCATCACGGGTCAAAAAGTGGCCCGCCAGCGACTGGTGACGTCTAACTATCCGCAACTCGGCCTGCCAGTGGCTGGATATGAAATCCACCAGGGCCGTACCAGTCCCATGGATCCAGAGAAGCCAATCCTGACAGAAGGTCAGACGTTCAACCCCTTGTTCGACGATCGCAACTTGGGGATTGTCGATTCCACCCAATCCCTCTGGGGAACTTATCTCCATGGCATTTTTGATAATGGTCCCTGGCGGCGAACCTGGCTCAATCGGTTACGACAACAGCGAGGGTTAAAGGCCCTGCCCACAGGAATTCCCAACTATCGGGAGCAACGGGAAGCAATGCTCGATTCTCTGGCGACCACGATCGAAGCCCATCTAGATCTAACTCCTCTGCTGTAA
- a CDS encoding 2Fe-2S iron-sulfur cluster-binding protein, with the protein MTIRIRFLPDDVTVEAQPGEPLLQVAHRAGISIPTGCLMGSCCACEVTIEEWGDVRACITSVPPGSADLTINLFSDPTW; encoded by the coding sequence ATGACTATCCGGATTCGATTCCTCCCAGATGATGTCACGGTTGAGGCTCAGCCGGGGGAACCTCTCCTGCAAGTGGCTCACCGGGCAGGCATTTCCATTCCAACGGGTTGCCTGATGGGGTCTTGCTGTGCCTGTGAGGTGACAATCGAAGAGTGGGGAGATGTCCGAGCCTGTATCACCTCGGTGCCTCCCGGATCAGCAGATTTGACGATTAATCTCTTTAGTGACCCGACCTGGTGA
- a CDS encoding AAA family ATPase, with amino-acid sequence MDTREIKKEANLLLKALQPLLELGQAYQSMILLDLTEIIRIFVAVDHRFTSNEMLAYGTVYALIKQNRELLFILVNQWELSPEIRERGELSILKIFEDYKQARINNDLQENQLYLPGVLKEHDRQNGTQFFAPITNALYRFAQVVVKADGEETELEKKALETIWKLLHQGESSEKSTDQKEQPNAVYPPAEDSLEKVLEQLNSLVGMETVKDEIKTLTNFLKVQKLRTERGLAKTTVSLHAVFAGNPGTGKTTVARMLGRIYKHLGFLSSGHLVETDRAGLVAGYVGQTAKKVDELLKSALDGVLFIDEAYALTPQTSGNDFGQEAIDTLLKRMEDHRDRLVVIAAGYTDNMTEFVESNPGLKSRFNRYFYFKDYRPEELLAIFHKLCRESNFKVMPETETRLLEIFQTLYDKRDKSFGNGRLVRNIFEKTIERQANRLVNIQTITDEVLSTLLPEDIPPLELLPS; translated from the coding sequence ATGGATACCCGAGAAATCAAAAAAGAAGCCAATCTCCTTCTGAAAGCGCTCCAACCCTTATTAGAACTGGGGCAGGCGTATCAAAGCATGATCCTGCTGGACCTGACCGAAATCATTCGGATTTTCGTCGCTGTCGATCATCGCTTCACCTCGAATGAAATGCTGGCCTATGGCACTGTTTATGCTCTGATCAAGCAAAACCGAGAACTGCTCTTTATTTTGGTTAATCAATGGGAACTCTCTCCCGAAATTAGAGAGCGGGGAGAACTCAGTATTCTCAAAATTTTTGAAGACTACAAACAGGCTAGAATCAACAACGATCTTCAGGAAAATCAACTCTATTTGCCAGGGGTTCTGAAAGAGCACGATCGCCAAAATGGAACCCAGTTTTTTGCCCCCATCACCAACGCCCTGTACCGATTTGCTCAGGTGGTGGTCAAAGCAGATGGGGAGGAAACAGAACTCGAAAAAAAGGCCCTGGAAACCATCTGGAAACTGCTCCATCAGGGGGAGTCTTCCGAAAAATCAACGGACCAGAAAGAGCAACCCAATGCCGTCTATCCACCCGCTGAAGATAGCCTGGAGAAAGTTTTAGAACAGCTCAATAGCCTGGTCGGCATGGAGACTGTCAAAGATGAAATCAAAACCCTCACGAATTTTTTGAAAGTTCAGAAGTTGAGAACAGAACGGGGATTGGCAAAAACCACTGTCTCTTTGCATGCTGTTTTTGCGGGCAATCCGGGAACGGGCAAAACCACAGTGGCCCGGATGCTGGGTCGTATTTACAAACATCTGGGCTTTCTCTCTAGTGGCCACCTGGTCGAAACCGATCGGGCTGGGCTGGTGGCCGGATATGTCGGCCAGACAGCCAAAAAGGTGGATGAGCTTCTAAAATCTGCTCTGGATGGGGTTTTGTTTATTGATGAAGCCTATGCCCTGACCCCCCAAACGAGTGGTAATGACTTTGGTCAGGAAGCGATTGATACGCTGCTGAAACGGATGGAAGATCATCGCGATCGATTAGTCGTGATCGCTGCCGGTTACACCGACAATATGACCGAGTTTGTGGAGTCTAATCCCGGTCTAAAATCCCGATTTAATCGTTACTTTTACTTCAAGGATTATCGCCCTGAGGAACTCCTGGCAATCTTTCACAAACTATGTCGAGAAAGTAACTTCAAAGTCATGCCTGAAACAGAGACGCGGTTGTTAGAAATCTTTCAAACCCTCTATGATAAACGGGACAAATCCTTTGGCAATGGTCGGTTAGTCAGAAATATTTTTGAGAAGACCATTGAACGGCAGGCGAATCGTTTAGTGAATATTCAGACGATCACGGATGAGGTTTTGAGCACACTCTTACCAGAAGATATTCCACCGCTAGAGCTGCTCCCATCCTAA
- a CDS encoding permease produces MNQLNSAFTLFLSLLVEAIPFLLLGVLFSSLLLVFVNERKLIAVMPKNPILGALVGSLAGCLFPVCECGNVPVARRLLMQGAPTSVAIGFLLAAPTINPIVFFSTRTAFRDQPEVILFRFAISLAIAAFISLVFSVQRDLRPLLQPSVVWMMPISRTEQSLAATSSPLLQSGTFLLGVTGQPQRLDATQITFDSPSQKPLADKLVLFLENMVQELRELGAILVLGSAIAATIQVFVPREIILDLGQGPATSILAMMLLATIVSICSTVDSFFALSFASTFTTGSLLAFLVFGPMIDLKGLGLMMSIFKPRAMIYLFGLAALLTFLTTLVINLHVS; encoded by the coding sequence ATGAATCAACTCAACAGTGCGTTTACCCTGTTTTTGAGCCTGTTGGTGGAAGCCATTCCCTTTCTGCTCCTGGGGGTGTTGTTTTCCAGTTTATTGCTGGTTTTCGTGAATGAACGGAAGCTGATTGCCGTGATGCCAAAGAACCCAATTCTGGGGGCTCTGGTGGGCAGTCTAGCTGGGTGCCTATTCCCGGTCTGCGAGTGTGGTAATGTGCCTGTGGCCCGACGCCTGTTGATGCAGGGTGCCCCCACGTCGGTCGCGATCGGATTTTTGCTGGCAGCCCCAACGATTAACCCGATCGTCTTTTTCTCTACCCGGACTGCTTTTCGAGATCAGCCAGAGGTCATCCTGTTCAGGTTTGCCATTTCCCTGGCAATCGCAGCTTTCATCAGCCTGGTTTTTAGCGTCCAGCGAGATCTGCGTCCCCTCTTGCAGCCATCAGTGGTCTGGATGATGCCCATCAGTCGTACTGAGCAGAGTCTGGCAGCGACATCGTCTCCGTTGCTCCAATCTGGAACCTTTCTCCTGGGGGTTACGGGGCAGCCCCAACGATTGGATGCAACCCAGATTACCTTTGACTCTCCCAGTCAAAAACCCCTGGCAGATAAACTGGTTTTGTTCCTGGAAAATATGGTCCAGGAACTGCGGGAACTGGGGGCGATCCTGGTGTTGGGGAGTGCGATCGCTGCAACAATTCAGGTGTTTGTTCCCAGAGAAATCATTCTCGACCTTGGTCAGGGGCCTGCGACCTCGATTCTGGCCATGATGTTGCTGGCGACGATCGTCTCTATTTGTTCCACCGTGGATTCGTTTTTTGCCCTTTCTTTTGCCTCCACCTTTACCACAGGGTCACTCCTAGCGTTTTTGGTCTTTGGGCCTATGATTGACCTGAAAGGGCTGGGGTTAATGATGTCTATCTTTAAACCTAGGGCGATGATCTACCTGTTCGGCCTGGCTGCTCTCCTGACTTTCCTGACGACACTCGTGATTAACCTCCATGTCAGCTAG